In Ostrinia nubilalis chromosome 12, ilOstNubi1.1, whole genome shotgun sequence, one DNA window encodes the following:
- the LOC135076809 gene encoding E3 ubiquitin-protein ligase RNF19B-like yields the protein MHPSDVHRIVDNPVLYEKYEEFSVRRALAADPDTRWCPAPDCSFAVVATGCASCPKLTCLAPGCGASFCYHCKAAWHPTQTCDAARRSRQPPPRAPQPSHTDLDHGEVKPCPRCSVLIVKVEDGSCNHMVCCVCGAEFCWLCMKEVSDLHYLSPSGCTFWGKKPWSRKKKLLWQLGTLAGAPLGIAVVAGVALPALLVGLPLWAGRRAHRRLRRAPPARRRAAVAAAVAAALVVSPLVAGLAVGIGVPILLFYVYGVVPVSLCRAGGCGPQPPPPRFDDAPDLDAASRRLEPSIGDASLSAGSHHAELRAPSLAALAGSLGGHDAPSPAAARLDVADVAPDAASAASAASWPDDLPSTSSRAARLRSLFLYGSAAPPEPDPEAPPPRPAA from the exons ATGCACCCATCAG ATGTACATCGAATCGTGGACAACCCTGTGCTGTACGAGAAATATGAAGAGTTCTCGGTGCGGCGCGCGCTCGCCGCCGACCCCGACACGAGGTGGTGCCCCGCGCCCGACTGTAG TTTCGCGGTAGTGGCGACGGGCTGCGCATCATGCCCGAAGCTTACGTGCCTAGCGCCGGGTTGTGGAGCGTCATTCTGCTACCACTGCAAGGCGGCCTGGCATCCTACGCAGACCTGTGACGCCGCGCGCCGCAGCCGCcaaccgccgccgcgcgcgccgcagcCCTCGCACACAGACCTCGACCACG GCGAAGTGAAGCCGTGCCCGCGCTGCTCGGTGCTGATCGTGAAGGTGGAGGACGGCTCGTGCAACCACATGGTGTGCTGCGTGTGCGGCGCCGAGTTCTGCTGGCTCTGCATGAAGGAGGTCTCTGATCTGCACTACCTTAG CCCGAGCGGCTGCACGTTCTGGGGCAAGAAGCCGTGGTCGCGCAAGAAGAAGCTTCTCTGGCAGCTGGGCACGCTCGCGGGCGCGCCGCTGGGCATAGCGGTCGTGGCGGGCGTGGCGCTGCCGGCGCTGCTGGTGGGGCTGCCGCTGTGGGCCGGCCGCCGCGCGCACCGCCGGCTGCGTCGTGCTCCGCCCGCCCGCCGTCGTGCTGCTGTAGCCGCTGCCGTCGCTGCTGCT CTGGTGGTGTCTCCGCTGGTGGCGGGTCTGGCGGTGGGCATCGGCGTGCCGATCCTGCTGTTCTACGTGTACGGCGTGGTGCCGGTGTCGCTGTGTCGCGCCGGCGGCTGCGGGccccagccgccgccgccgcgcttcGACGACGCGCCCGACCTCGACGCCGCCTCGCGCCGCCTCGAGCCCAGCatcg GTGACGCGTCGCTGTCGGCGGGCTCGCACCACGCGGAGTTACGAGCGCCGTCGCTGGCGGCGCTGGCGGGCTCGCTGGGCGGCCACGACGCGCcctcgcccgccgccgcgcgcctCGACGTGGCCGACGTGGCGCCCGACGCCGCCTCCGCCGCGTCCGCCGCGTCCTGGCCCGACGACCTGCCGTCCACGTCCTCGCGAGCCGCGCGCCTCCGCTCGCTGTTCCTGTACGgatccgccgcgccgcccgaACCCGACCCCgaggcgccgccgccgcgacccGCCGCGTAG